From Streptomyces sp. 6-11-2, one genomic window encodes:
- a CDS encoding Lrp/AsnC family transcriptional regulator encodes MRETSIPSEFDLALVHALQLQPRASWSELAPLLGVTSGTLARRWERLTAEGLAWVYAAPGRAFSRTRCTAFVLLRCRPGARQRLAEQVSAFEEVVTVELTAPGTADLLLDVLVPDVASLTHSLTERLAGLPGVSAVECLFATSLYTEGSRWRLHSLDSAQRGALGPPGAGPRGAASSGALDDLDRALLDALVRDGRLGLAALGERIGTSAATVRRRVHRLIDSEMIAFRCDMAPRLTGLPVSVTFRGQVPTRDLNTLHRTPATLPECRLVAAVTGTSNVLATFWLRDIGDVQRRETAMCARLPSLTVVDRIVGVRTVKRMGHLLDGDGRRTGTRPIRPW; translated from the coding sequence ATGCGGGAAACGAGCATTCCGAGCGAGTTCGACCTCGCCCTCGTGCACGCGCTGCAGTTGCAGCCCCGGGCGTCCTGGTCGGAACTGGCACCCCTGCTGGGGGTGACCTCGGGCACGCTCGCGCGGCGTTGGGAGCGGCTGACCGCGGAGGGGCTCGCCTGGGTGTACGCGGCGCCGGGCCGTGCGTTCTCCCGCACCCGTTGCACCGCGTTCGTGCTGCTGCGCTGCCGTCCAGGCGCACGGCAACGACTCGCCGAGCAGGTGTCGGCTTTCGAGGAGGTCGTCACCGTCGAACTCACCGCACCCGGCACGGCGGATCTCCTGCTGGACGTGCTGGTCCCGGACGTGGCCTCACTGACACACTCCCTCACGGAGCGCCTCGCCGGACTCCCCGGGGTGAGCGCGGTGGAGTGCCTCTTCGCCACCTCCCTCTACACGGAGGGCAGCCGTTGGCGGCTGCACTCCCTCGACTCGGCCCAGCGGGGCGCGCTCGGCCCTCCTGGTGCCGGACCCCGCGGGGCGGCTTCCTCCGGCGCACTGGACGACCTCGACCGTGCTCTCCTCGACGCCCTGGTCCGCGACGGCCGTCTGGGGCTCGCGGCGCTCGGCGAGCGCATCGGCACCAGTGCCGCGACCGTCCGCCGCAGGGTGCACCGGCTCATCGACTCCGAGATGATCGCCTTCCGCTGCGACATGGCCCCGCGCCTGACCGGACTGCCCGTGTCGGTCACCTTTCGCGGCCAGGTTCCCACCCGCGATCTGAACACCCTGCACCGAACGCCGGCCACACTGCCCGAATGCCGTCTGGTCGCCGCCGTCACCGGGACCTCGAACGTCCTCGCCACGTTCTGGCTGCGCGACATCGGGGACGTCCAGCGCCGCGAGACGGCGATGTGCGCCCGGCTCCCCTCCCTCACGGTCGTCGACCGGATCGTCGGAGTGCGGACGGTCAAGCGGATGGGGCACCTGCTCGACGGGGACGGACGACGCACGGGAACGCGGCCCATACGGCCCTGGTAG
- a CDS encoding M23 family metallopeptidase, whose protein sequence is MAFTRAAGKHRRPSRMHRTTARAAGVAALATTGVIGTLAAPALAAEAPAPEDTGLTPVVTIGDSVAEKIDAQAVAQHRAAARKQAEEAARKKAAEEREAKARAAREAERERLNAFVTPILDSYISTGYRTGGSLWSSGTHTGIDFHAASGTTVHAVGIGTVVETGWGGAYGNQVVIRMADGMYTQYGHLSSIGVSVGQQVIPGQRIGLSGATGNVTGPHLHFEARTSPDYGSDVDPVAYLRKHGVNV, encoded by the coding sequence ATGGCGTTCACCCGCGCCGCCGGGAAGCACCGCCGGCCGAGCCGGATGCACCGCACCACCGCCCGCGCGGCGGGCGTCGCGGCCCTGGCCACCACCGGCGTCATCGGCACCCTCGCCGCCCCGGCCCTCGCCGCGGAGGCCCCCGCGCCCGAGGACACCGGCCTCACCCCGGTCGTCACCATCGGCGACAGTGTCGCCGAGAAGATCGACGCCCAGGCCGTCGCCCAGCACAGGGCCGCCGCGCGCAAGCAGGCCGAGGAGGCCGCGCGCAAGAAGGCCGCGGAGGAGCGCGAGGCCAAGGCGCGCGCCGCCCGTGAGGCAGAGCGCGAGCGTCTCAACGCCTTCGTGACGCCGATCCTCGACTCCTACATATCGACCGGCTACCGCACCGGCGGCTCCCTGTGGTCCTCCGGCACCCACACCGGCATCGACTTCCACGCCGCGAGCGGCACCACCGTCCACGCGGTCGGCATCGGCACCGTCGTCGAGACCGGCTGGGGCGGGGCGTACGGCAACCAGGTCGTGATCAGGATGGCCGACGGCATGTACACCCAGTACGGGCACCTGTCGTCCATCGGGGTCTCGGTGGGCCAGCAGGTCATCCCGGGCCAGCGGATCGGCCTGTCCGGCGCGACCGGCAACGTCACCGGACCGCACCTGCACTTCGAGGCCCGTACGTCCCCGGACTACGGCTCCGACGTCGACCCCGTGGCCTACCTCCGCAAGCACGGCGTCAACGTCTGA
- a CDS encoding pitrilysin family protein yields MPMGHTAAAEADSGGLTATEHRLANGLRVVLSEDHLTPVAAVCLWYDVGSRHEVKGRTGLAHLFEHLMFQGSAQVKGNGHFELVQGAGGSLNGTTSFERTNYFETMPAHQLELALWLEADRMGSLLAALDDESMENQRDVVKNERRQRYDNVPYGTAFERLTALAYPEGHPYHHTPIGSMADLDAATLEDARAFFRTYYAPNNAVLSVVGDIDPQQTLAWIEKYFGSIPSHDGKPEPRDGSLPEVIGGQLREVVEEEVPARALMAAYRLPHDGTRACDAADLALTILGGGESSRLYNRLVRRDRTAVAAGFGLLRLSGAPSLGWLDVKTSGDVEVPVIESAIDEELARFAEQGPTAEEMERAQAQLEREWLDRLGTVAGRADELCRYAVLFGDPQLALTAVKRVLEVTPEEVQEAAESRLRPDNRAVLVYEPTAADVQDDDRDADAAATDETEEAAK; encoded by the coding sequence ATGCCCATGGGTCACACGGCCGCAGCCGAGGCAGACTCCGGCGGCCTGACAGCGACCGAGCACCGCCTGGCCAACGGCCTGCGCGTGGTGCTCTCCGAGGACCACCTGACCCCGGTCGCGGCGGTGTGCCTCTGGTACGACGTCGGCTCGCGCCACGAGGTCAAGGGGCGTACAGGCCTGGCTCACCTTTTCGAGCACCTGATGTTCCAGGGCTCCGCCCAGGTCAAGGGCAACGGCCACTTCGAGCTGGTGCAGGGCGCGGGCGGTTCGCTCAACGGCACCACCAGCTTCGAGCGCACCAACTACTTCGAGACCATGCCCGCCCACCAGCTGGAGCTCGCCCTCTGGCTGGAGGCCGACCGCATGGGCTCGCTGCTCGCGGCCCTGGACGACGAGTCCATGGAGAACCAGCGGGACGTCGTCAAGAACGAGCGCCGCCAGCGTTACGACAACGTCCCCTACGGCACCGCCTTCGAGCGGCTGACCGCCCTCGCCTACCCGGAGGGCCACCCGTACCATCACACGCCGATCGGGTCGATGGCGGACCTGGACGCGGCCACCCTGGAGGACGCGCGCGCGTTCTTCCGCACGTACTACGCGCCCAACAACGCCGTCCTGTCGGTCGTCGGTGACATCGACCCGCAGCAGACGCTCGCCTGGATCGAGAAGTACTTCGGCTCCATCCCGTCCCACGACGGCAAGCCCGAGCCCCGCGACGGCTCCCTGCCCGAGGTCATCGGCGGGCAGCTGCGCGAGGTCGTCGAGGAGGAGGTCCCGGCCCGCGCCCTGATGGCCGCCTACCGGCTCCCGCACGACGGCACGCGCGCGTGCGACGCGGCCGACCTGGCGCTCACCATCCTCGGCGGCGGCGAGTCCTCCCGGCTCTACAACCGGCTGGTGCGCCGCGACCGTACGGCCGTCGCGGCCGGCTTCGGACTGCTGCGGCTGTCCGGCGCGCCCTCCTTGGGCTGGCTGGACGTGAAGACCTCCGGCGACGTCGAGGTCCCCGTCATCGAGTCGGCCATCGACGAGGAGCTCGCCCGGTTCGCCGAACAGGGCCCGACGGCCGAGGAGATGGAGCGCGCCCAGGCCCAACTGGAGCGCGAGTGGCTGGACCGTCTCGGCACGGTCGCCGGCCGCGCCGACGAACTGTGCCGCTACGCCGTCCTGTTCGGCGACCCGCAGCTCGCCCTGACCGCGGTCAAGCGCGTCCTGGAGGTGACGCCCGAGGAGGTCCAGGAGGCCGCCGAGTCCCGCCTGCGCCCCGACAACCGCGCGGTGCTCGTCTACGAGCCGACCGCCGCCGACGTGCAGGACGACGACCGGGACGCGGACGCCGCGGCCACCGACGAGACCGAGGAGGCGGCGAAGTGA
- a CDS encoding HPr family phosphocarrier protein has product MAERRVNVGWAEGLHARPASIFVRAATAAGIPVTIAKADGTPVNAASMLAVLGLGAEGGEEVVLASDADGADAALDRLAKLVAEGLGELPETV; this is encoded by the coding sequence ATGGCTGAGCGCCGCGTCAACGTCGGCTGGGCCGAGGGCCTCCACGCCCGCCCCGCCTCCATCTTCGTCCGGGCCGCCACGGCCGCAGGCATCCCCGTGACGATCGCCAAGGCCGACGGGACGCCCGTCAACGCGGCCTCCATGCTGGCCGTGCTCGGCCTCGGCGCCGAGGGCGGCGAAGAGGTCGTCCTGGCCTCCGACGCCGATGGCGCGGACGCCGCGCTGGACCGGCTGGCCAAGCTGGTCGCCGAGGGGCTCGGGGAGCTTCCCGAGACCGTCTGA
- a CDS encoding pitrilysin family protein — protein sequence MTELATMEFHPQPRAGAAKPWAFPAPERGTLDNGLTVLRCHRPGQQVVAVEVLLDAPLEAEPAGLDGVATIMARGFSEGTDKHSAEEFAAELERAGATLDAHADHPGVRLSLEVPASRLAKGLGLLSDALRAPAFADSEVERLVRNRLDEIPHELANPARRAAKELSKELFPAGSRMSRPRQGTEETVVTIDSAAVRSFYARHVRPATATAVVVGDLTGVDLDELLDRTLGAWTGSPAKPRPVPPVTADDTGRVVIVDRPGAVQTQLLIGRIGPDRHDRVWSAQVLGTYCLGGTLTSRLDRVLREEKGYTYGVRAFGQVLRSAPDGSGAAMLAISGSVDTPNTGPALDDLFTVLRKLAAEGLTDAERDVAVQNLVGVAPLKYETAAAVAGTLADQVEQHLPDDYQATLYQQLAATGTVEATAAVVNAFPVDRLVTVLVGDAAQIREPVEALGAGRVTVVAAE from the coding sequence GTGACCGAGCTCGCCACGATGGAGTTCCACCCCCAGCCCCGGGCCGGCGCGGCCAAGCCGTGGGCGTTCCCCGCGCCCGAGCGCGGGACGCTGGACAACGGCCTGACGGTGCTGCGCTGTCACCGCCCCGGCCAGCAGGTCGTCGCCGTGGAGGTGCTGCTGGACGCGCCCCTGGAGGCGGAGCCGGCCGGCCTGGACGGCGTCGCCACGATCATGGCGCGGGGCTTCTCCGAGGGCACCGACAAGCACTCCGCCGAGGAGTTCGCCGCCGAGCTGGAGCGCGCGGGCGCCACCCTCGACGCGCACGCCGACCACCCCGGCGTACGGCTGAGCCTGGAGGTCCCGGCCTCCCGTCTGGCCAAGGGGCTCGGCCTGCTGTCCGACGCCCTCAGGGCGCCCGCGTTCGCCGACTCCGAGGTCGAGCGGCTGGTGCGCAACCGGCTCGACGAGATCCCGCACGAGCTGGCCAACCCGGCCCGCCGCGCCGCCAAAGAGCTGTCCAAGGAGCTCTTCCCGGCCGGCTCGCGCATGTCGCGTCCGCGCCAGGGCACCGAGGAGACGGTCGTCACCATCGACTCCGCGGCCGTCCGCTCCTTCTACGCCCGGCACGTGCGCCCGGCCACGGCCACCGCCGTGGTCGTCGGCGACCTCACCGGCGTCGACCTCGACGAGCTGCTGGACCGGACCCTGGGCGCCTGGACCGGTTCGCCCGCCAAGCCGCGGCCCGTGCCGCCGGTGACCGCCGACGACACCGGCCGCGTGGTCATCGTGGACCGGCCCGGCGCCGTGCAGACGCAGCTGCTCATCGGCCGGATCGGCCCCGACCGGCACGACCGCGTGTGGAGCGCCCAGGTGCTCGGCACCTACTGCCTCGGCGGCACCCTCACCTCCCGCCTGGACCGCGTCCTGCGCGAGGAGAAGGGCTACACCTACGGGGTGCGGGCGTTCGGCCAGGTGCTGCGCTCGGCCCCCGACGGGTCGGGCGCCGCGATGCTCGCCATCAGCGGCTCGGTCGACACCCCGAACACCGGCCCGGCCCTGGACGACCTGTTCACGGTGCTGCGCAAGCTCGCCGCCGAGGGCCTCACCGACGCCGAGCGGGACGTCGCCGTGCAGAACCTCGTCGGCGTGGCGCCGCTGAAGTACGAGACGGCCGCCGCCGTGGCCGGCACGCTCGCCGACCAGGTCGAGCAGCACCTGCCCGACGACTACCAGGCGACGCTCTATCAGCAGCTCGCCGCGACCGGCACGGTGGAGGCGACCGCGGCCGTCGTCAACGCGTTCCCGGTGGACCGGCTGGTGACGGTCCTCGTCGGTGACGCGGCGCAGATCAGGGAGCCGGTCGAGGCCCTGGGTGCCGGCCGGGTCACCGTCGTCGCGGCCGAGTAG
- a CDS encoding bifunctional GNAT family N-acetyltransferase/acetate--CoA ligase family protein, with translation MQTSPDRHEYPAHWEADVVLRDGGTARIRPITADDAGRLVSFYEQVSDESKYYRFFAPYPRLSAKDVHRFTHHDFVDRVGLAATVGGEFIATVRYDRIGADGMPASAPSDEAEVAFLVQDAHQGRGVASALLEHIAAVARERGIRRFTAEVLPANTKMIKVFTDAGYIQKRSFEDGVVHLEFDIEPTDRSLAVQRAREQRAEGRSVRRLLVPGSVAVIGVGRTRGGVGRSILDNIRDAGFTGRLHAVNRAFGEDCQEIDGVPAHRSVRDIDGPVDLAVVAVPAERVPDAVTECGEHGVQGLVVISAGYAESGPEGRERQRALVRQARTYGMRIIGPNTFGIINTSPDVRLNASLAPELPRPGRIGLFAQSGAIGIALLSRLHRRGGGVTGVTGVSTFVSAGNRADVSGNDVMQFWYDDPDTDVALMYLESIGNPRKFTRLARRTAAVKPLVVVQSAGSAPQGHAVRATRLPHATVSALLRQAGVIRVDTITELVDTGLLLARQPLPPGPRVAILGNSESLGVLTYDRCLAEGLRPQPPRDLTTGASAEDFRVALSRALADETTDTVVVTLIPALGEGAAENAALAEALRSAAQEVPGKPVLVVHVEFGGLAEALSAATSTAPPPGPGPHPGATPLLPPPTTPRPAPAGPGHQAVGASPAGAGGASLADPNPETGTGPKACTGPGRGPGHAPGPAYAPGQGHAGAPGHAPGPGHATGPAPASASAPGHTPRPGQASGPGQAPATGSQPGPGPRRSFPDAPERAAAGGVGPAGVTAGGAGPEPAPTGPRLITAYPAAERAVRALAEAVRYGQWRREAAEPGKVPEYEDIDEKGAAAFIGGLLERGQGLTLGTEETCELLGRYGIHVRRALPAPTPDAAAEAARALGYPVALKATAPHLRHRADLGGVRLDLTDEDQLRWAYAELTDLFGKPEELRPVVQAMAPRGVDTVVRAVIDPAAGAVLSFGLAGVASQLLGDMAHRLIPVTDREATSLIRSIRTAPLLFGWRGSAPVDTPALQELLLRVSRLVHDHPEVVAVTLEPVVVAPRGLTVLDATVRLAPPPARDDLGPRTLPVY, from the coding sequence ATGCAGACCTCGCCGGACCGGCACGAGTACCCCGCCCACTGGGAGGCCGACGTGGTGCTGCGCGACGGCGGCACCGCACGGATCCGCCCCATCACCGCCGATGACGCCGGCCGTCTGGTCAGCTTCTACGAACAGGTGTCGGACGAATCCAAGTATTACCGCTTCTTCGCGCCCTACCCGCGCCTCTCCGCGAAGGACGTCCACCGCTTCACGCACCACGACTTCGTGGATCGGGTGGGACTCGCGGCCACGGTCGGCGGCGAGTTCATCGCCACCGTACGCTACGACCGCATCGGCGCGGACGGCATGCCCGCCTCGGCGCCCTCCGACGAGGCCGAGGTCGCCTTCCTGGTGCAGGACGCCCACCAGGGACGCGGGGTCGCCTCCGCGCTCCTGGAGCACATCGCGGCCGTCGCCCGTGAGCGCGGCATCCGGCGCTTCACCGCCGAGGTGCTTCCGGCCAACACCAAGATGATCAAGGTGTTCACGGACGCCGGGTACATCCAGAAGCGCAGCTTCGAGGACGGCGTCGTACACCTGGAGTTCGACATCGAGCCGACCGACCGCTCGCTGGCCGTGCAGCGCGCACGGGAGCAGCGGGCCGAGGGGCGGTCGGTACGGCGGCTCCTGGTGCCCGGCTCGGTCGCCGTCATCGGAGTGGGCCGCACGCGCGGCGGCGTGGGCCGCAGCATCCTCGACAACATCCGCGACGCCGGGTTCACGGGCCGGCTCCACGCCGTGAACCGGGCCTTCGGCGAGGACTGCCAGGAGATCGACGGGGTGCCCGCCCACCGCTCGGTGCGGGACATCGACGGGCCCGTGGACCTCGCCGTCGTCGCCGTGCCGGCCGAGCGCGTCCCGGACGCCGTCACCGAGTGCGGCGAGCACGGGGTGCAGGGGCTCGTCGTGATCTCCGCGGGCTACGCGGAGAGCGGCCCCGAGGGACGTGAGCGGCAGCGCGCCCTCGTGCGGCAGGCGCGCACGTACGGCATGCGGATCATCGGGCCCAACACCTTCGGGATCATCAACACCTCGCCGGACGTCCGGCTGAACGCCTCGCTCGCCCCCGAGCTGCCCCGGCCCGGCCGCATCGGGCTGTTCGCCCAGTCCGGGGCCATCGGCATCGCCCTGCTGTCCCGGCTGCACCGGCGCGGCGGCGGGGTCACCGGGGTCACGGGCGTGTCGACCTTCGTGTCGGCCGGCAACAGGGCGGACGTCTCCGGCAACGACGTCATGCAGTTCTGGTACGACGACCCCGACACCGACGTCGCCCTGATGTACCTGGAGTCCATCGGCAATCCGCGCAAGTTCACCCGCCTGGCCCGGCGTACGGCGGCGGTGAAGCCGCTGGTCGTGGTGCAGAGCGCGGGCTCCGCCCCGCAGGGGCACGCGGTACGGGCGACGCGGCTGCCGCACGCGACGGTGTCCGCGCTGCTCCGGCAGGCCGGCGTGATCCGGGTCGACACCATCACCGAACTGGTCGACACCGGCCTGCTGCTCGCCCGGCAGCCGCTGCCGCCGGGGCCGCGGGTGGCGATCCTCGGCAACTCCGAGTCGCTGGGAGTGCTGACCTACGACCGCTGTCTCGCGGAGGGGCTGCGCCCCCAGCCGCCGCGGGACCTGACGACGGGGGCCTCGGCGGAGGACTTCCGGGTCGCGCTGTCCCGGGCGCTCGCCGACGAGACCACCGACACGGTGGTCGTCACGCTGATACCGGCGCTGGGGGAGGGGGCCGCCGAGAACGCGGCCCTGGCCGAGGCACTGCGCTCGGCCGCGCAGGAGGTCCCCGGCAAGCCGGTCCTGGTCGTGCACGTCGAGTTCGGCGGCCTGGCGGAAGCCCTCTCCGCCGCCACCAGCACGGCCCCGCCACCCGGCCCGGGTCCCCATCCGGGGGCGACCCCGCTGCTGCCCCCTCCCACGACGCCCCGGCCCGCCCCGGCGGGTCCGGGTCACCAGGCGGTCGGGGCTTCCCCCGCTGGTGCGGGCGGGGCTTCGCTGGCCGATCCGAACCCGGAGACCGGCACCGGTCCGAAGGCGTGCACAGGACCCGGGCGAGGTCCGGGTCACGCCCCAGGTCCGGCTTACGCCCCCGGCCAGGGGCACGCCGGCGCTCCTGGGCATGCCCCCGGTCCTGGCCACGCCACCGGCCCGGCGCCGGCATCGGCATCGGCTCCCGGCCATACCCCTCGCCCGGGCCAGGCATCGGGACCGGGCCAAGCTCCCGCCACGGGCTCGCAGCCCGGCCCCGGCCCCCGGAGGTCGTTCCCCGACGCGCCTGAAAGGGCAGCGGCCGGGGGCGTGGGCCCCGCGGGCGTGACGGCGGGCGGTGCCGGTCCCGAGCCGGCCCCCACCGGGCCGCGGCTGATCACCGCCTATCCCGCCGCCGAGCGCGCCGTCCGGGCCCTCGCCGAAGCGGTCCGGTACGGCCAGTGGCGGCGGGAGGCCGCGGAGCCGGGCAAGGTGCCGGAGTACGAGGACATCGACGAGAAGGGCGCCGCCGCCTTCATCGGCGGACTGCTCGAGCGCGGGCAGGGCCTCACACTCGGCACGGAGGAGACCTGCGAGCTGCTCGGCCGGTACGGCATCCACGTGCGCCGGGCCCTGCCCGCCCCCACCCCCGACGCCGCCGCGGAAGCCGCCCGCGCCCTCGGCTACCCCGTCGCCCTGAAGGCCACCGCCCCGCACCTGCGGCACCGCGCCGACCTCGGCGGCGTACGCCTCGACCTCACCGACGAGGATCAACTCCGCTGGGCCTACGCCGAGTTGACCGACCTCTTCGGCAAGCCCGAGGAGCTGCGGCCGGTGGTGCAGGCGATGGCACCCCGAGGGGTCGACACCGTCGTGCGCGCGGTCATCGACCCGGCGGCCGGCGCGGTGCTCTCCTTCGGGCTCGCCGGAGTCGCCTCCCAGCTGCTCGGCGACATGGCGCACCGGCTGATCCCGGTCACCGACCGCGAGGCCACCTCCCTGATCCGCTCCATCCGCACGGCACCCCTGCTCTTCGGCTGGCGCGGCTCGGCACCGGTCGACACGCCCGCGTTGCAGGAACTGCTGCTGCGCGTGTCACGGCTGGTCCACGACCACCCGGAGGTCGTCGCCGTCACCCTGGAGCCGGTCGTCGTCGCCCCGCGCGGGCTGACCGTCCTCGACGCCACCGTGCGCCTGGCACCCCCGCCCGCCCGCGACGACCTCGGCCCGCGCACGCTCCCGGTGTACTGA